One genomic segment of Stigmatopora argus isolate UIUO_Sarg chromosome 1, RoL_Sarg_1.0, whole genome shotgun sequence includes these proteins:
- the fitm2 gene encoding acyl-coenzyme A diphosphatase FITM2, translating into MAAVDVVVCNLVTLWRIPAVRDKFPWMFLVISLVGSLLKEFQLVPQTYFSSSRNVLNVYFVKVSWGWTLLLLTPFLLLSNAAFSRNTVFLARRLLSLAVATAAWYACTQTFFYIENVTGSCFQADSMDAVDARFVSKAECSRAGYYWHGYDISGHSFILTYSALFIAEEMAPMASLRAASLSALPRTVLNLLYVALNLLVIIWVWMFICTSVYFHDLSHKMLGTASGLLAWYLTYRLWYLRSWSPGPPPQRQFREQKQQP; encoded by the exons ATGGCGGCGGTGGACGTCGTCGTGTGCAACTTGGTGACTCTTTGGAGGATACCAGCCGTTAGAGACAAATTCCCGTGgatgtttttggtcatttcccTCGTGGGATCGCTTCTTAAAGAATTCCAACTCGTGCCGCAGACTTATTTCAGCAGCAGCAGAAATGTCCTCAACGT ATATTTTGTCAAGGTGTCGTGGGGTTGgacgctgctgctgctgactcccttcctcctcctctccaaCGCGGCCTTCAGCAGGAACACCGTCTTCCTGGCCAGACGCCTCCTCTCGCTGGCGGTGGCCACGGCCGCCTGGTACGCGTGCACCCAGACCTTCTTCTACATTGAGAATGTCACCGGCTCATGCTTTCAGGCGGACTCCATGGACGCCGTTGACGCCCGCTTTGTGTCCAAAGCCGAGTGCAGCCGGGCCGGCTACTACTGGCACGGCTACGACATTTCGGGACACTCCTTCATACTGACGTACTCTGCCCTCTTTATCGCGGAGGAAATGGCGCCCATGGCGAGCCTGAGGGCGGCTAGCCTGTCGGCGCTGCCGAGGACGGTCCTCAACCTTTTGTACGTGGCGCTCAACCTGCTGGTCATCATCTGGGTCTGGATGTTCATCTGCACCTCGGTTTACTTCCACGACCTCTCTCACAAGATGCTGGGAACGGCGAGTGGGCTGCTGGCGTGGTACTTGACGTATCGCCTTTGGTACCTTAGGTCCTGGTCGCCGGGACCACCGCCGCAGCGCCAATTCCGAGAACAGAAACAGCAACCTTAA
- the gdap1l1 gene encoding ganglioside-induced differentiation-associated protein 1-like 1 encodes MPLWWPYWMGQSSFIATLTVPRVTGVVKWSGLFGCAPTVVSIQRGCRMASVCHASLPSLALSLPPAPNRCCPPPIRGFLPSHPPSSLLAPLLSSPPHSNRSVMASSNHVTPTNCGWWPISAMDEDGKTTDGDECDEPTAEPNAFNKERLVLYHWTQSFASQKVRLVIHEKGLVCEERDVSLPLQEHKEPWFMRLNLGEEVPVFLHGDIIISDYNHIIDYLETNFVGDTVAQLIPPADSPVHERVQQYRRLLDDLPMDAYTHGCILHPELTTDSMIPKYATAEIRRHLVNAATELMKLDHEEPQLTEPYLSKQKKLMAKILDHDNVNYLKKTLGELVMVLDQVETELEKRKLEHQGRPARCTRVTAAHETLLSYPLTGQKCELWLCGADFTLADICLGALLHRLKFLGLSKKYWEDGSRPNLQSFFLRVQKRYAFRKVLGDIHTTLLSAVLPNAFRMVKKKPPSFFGASFLMGSLGGMGYFAYWFLKKKYM; translated from the exons cgaggaTGCCGCATGGCAAGCGTCTGCCACGCTAGCCttccctccctcgctctctccctACCTCCCGCTCCCAACCGATGCTGCCCCCCCCCCATCCGTGGCTTCCTCCCCTCTCATCCCCCCTCCTCGCTCCTcgctcctctcctctcctctcctccacACTCAAACCGCTCTGTCATGGCGTCTTCCAACCATGTCACCCCCACCAACTGCGGCTGGTGGCCCATCTCCGCCATGGACGAAGACGGCAAAACGACAGACGGCGACGAGTGTGACGAGCCGACGGCGGAGCCCAACGCTTTCAACAAAGAGCGACTGGTTTTGTACCACTGGACGCAGTCTTTCGCTTCGCAAAAG GTGCGTCTGGTCATCCACGAGAAGGGCCTGGTGTGCGAGGAGAGAGACGTGAGCCTGCCGCTGCAGGAGCACAAAGAGCCATGGTTCATGAGGCTCAACCTTGGGGAGGAGGTGCCAGTCTTCCTCCATGGCGACATCATCATCAGTGACTATAACCACATCATAGACTACTTGGAAACCAACTTTGTGGGAg ACACGGTAGCTCAGTTGATCCCTCCGGCCGACTCGCCCGTTCACGAGCGAGTGCAGCAGTACCGTCGCCTCCTGGACGATCTTCCCATGGACGCGTACACACACGGCTGCATCCTCCATCCCGAGCTCACTACCGACTCTATGATCCCAAAGTACGCCACTGCTGAAATACGTC GGCATTTGGTCAATGCAGCAACGGAGCTGATGAAGTTAGACCACGAGGAGCCTCAACTGACAGAACCGTACTTGTCCAAGCAGAAAAAGCTCATG GCAAAAATCTTGGACCACGACAATGTCAACTACCTGAAAAAAACCCTGGGGGAATTAGTGATGGTATTAGATCAAGTGGAGACTGAGTTGGAGAAAAGGAAGCTAGAGCACCAAGGTAGGCCAGCACGATGCACCCGCGTGACGGCGGCCCACGAGACACTGCTTTCGTATCCTCTCACAGGTCAAAAATGTGAGCTGTGGCTATGCGGAGCTGACTTTACGCTAGCTGATATCTGCCTGGGAGCCTTGCTGCACAGGCTCAAGTTCTTGGGACTTTCTAAGAAATACTGGGAGGACGGCAGTCGGCCCAACTTGCAATCCTTTTTTCTGCGTGTGCAAAAACGCTACGCTTTCCGCAAAGTCCTGGGCGACATTCACACGACGCTCCTGTCGGCGGTCCTGCCCAACGCCTTCCGGATGGTAAAAAAGAAGCCGCCGTCCTTCTTCGGGGCCTCCTTTCTCATGGGGTCCCTTGGGGGCATGGGCTACTTTGCCTattggtttttaaaaaagaaatacatgtaG